A single genomic interval of Streptomyces sp. BA2 harbors:
- a CDS encoding fused response regulator/phosphatase translates to MSTASTVLVVDDAPASRYALSAVLRRDGHRVLLAASASEALIELDVRMRAGDLPDVALVDVGLPDMSGYELCRRMKQLPPIASLPVVHFSAAARPPADRCRGLDAGGESYLTVPAEPEEIQAVVRAAARGARTRCDAQLRAGRLALLAGTILSVQSARCLGELADAAATGTERLTDCPATVFVLGADGEIHRGLSRRRAAASLPDPGAHEAVARLMRRVMSGRTGVRHTVVPAPLWPAGFFRSVGGAGQWCDGTPEEADLVLARLRDGRTLVCLATPAYREGLSDETGHLVERLAHATALAAEPLLMYEEERHVALTLQRSFLPSKLPELPGTDVVVRYEPASRQTEIGGDFYAALPVPGGVLTGIGDVVGHSLEAATVMVEIRHALRAYCVEDPDPGALARRLDRMLQHYHPGVTATMCLSLVDPATGRTRIANAGHIPPLVVRDEGTATYADVRGPLLGLGLDRPQPSELTLERTERLLMVTDGLIETRGMDLAVSMEQLRIAAAGAPRGVADLCDTLLACFGHEREDDIALLALRRTN, encoded by the coding sequence GTGAGCACGGCCAGTACGGTCCTGGTGGTCGACGACGCGCCCGCCAGCAGGTACGCGCTGAGCGCCGTCCTGCGCAGGGACGGCCATCGCGTCCTGCTCGCCGCGAGCGCGAGCGAGGCCCTGATCGAACTCGACGTGCGGATGCGGGCAGGGGACCTGCCGGACGTGGCGCTGGTCGACGTCGGCCTGCCGGACATGAGCGGCTATGAACTCTGCCGCCGCATGAAGCAGTTGCCGCCCATCGCCAGCCTGCCCGTCGTCCACTTCTCGGCGGCGGCACGCCCGCCCGCCGACCGGTGCCGTGGCCTCGACGCGGGCGGCGAGTCCTATCTGACGGTGCCCGCCGAACCCGAGGAGATCCAGGCGGTCGTGCGGGCCGCCGCGCGCGGGGCCCGCACCCGCTGCGACGCCCAACTACGGGCGGGGCGCCTCGCGTTGCTCGCCGGGACGATCCTGTCCGTGCAGTCCGCGCGCTGCCTCGGCGAGCTCGCGGACGCGGCGGCCACCGGCACGGAGCGGCTGACCGACTGCCCCGCGACGGTGTTCGTGCTCGGTGCGGACGGGGAGATCCACCGGGGTCTCTCCCGGCGCAGAGCCGCCGCTTCGCTGCCGGACCCCGGGGCGCACGAGGCGGTGGCCCGGCTGATGCGGCGCGTCATGTCGGGGCGTACGGGCGTGCGCCATACGGTCGTGCCCGCTCCGCTGTGGCCCGCGGGGTTCTTCCGCTCGGTGGGGGGCGCCGGGCAGTGGTGCGACGGGACGCCTGAGGAGGCCGACCTCGTCCTGGCCCGCCTGCGCGATGGGCGCACACTCGTATGCCTCGCGACCCCCGCGTACCGGGAGGGGCTCTCCGACGAGACGGGCCACCTCGTCGAGCGGCTCGCCCACGCGACCGCGCTGGCCGCGGAACCGCTGCTGATGTACGAGGAGGAGCGCCACGTCGCGCTGACCCTGCAACGCAGCTTCCTGCCGTCGAAGCTGCCGGAACTGCCCGGCACGGACGTCGTCGTCCGCTACGAACCCGCGTCGCGCCAGACGGAGATCGGCGGCGACTTCTACGCGGCGCTTCCGGTGCCCGGCGGCGTCCTGACCGGCATCGGTGACGTCGTCGGGCACTCGCTGGAGGCGGCCACCGTGATGGTCGAGATCCGGCACGCACTGCGCGCGTACTGCGTCGAGGACCCCGACCCCGGCGCGCTCGCCCGGCGCCTCGACCGGATGCTGCAGCACTACCACCCGGGCGTGACGGCCACGATGTGCCTGAGCCTGGTCGATCCGGCCACCGGACGCACCCGGATCGCCAACGCGGGCCACATCCCGCCGCTCGTGGTGCGGGACGAGGGCACGGCCACGTACGCCGACGTGCGGGGGCCGCTCCTCGGCCTTGGCCTCGACCGGCCGCAGCCGAGCGAGCTGACCCTGGAACGGACCGAGCGCCTGCTGATGGTCACGGACGGCCTCATCGAGACGCGGGGCATGGACCTCGCGGTGTCGATGGAGCAGTTGCGGATCGCGGCGGCGGGCGCGCCGCGAGGCGTCGCCGACCTGTGCGACACGCTCCTCGCGTGCTTCGGGCACGAACGCGAGGACGACATCGCGCTCCTCGCGCTGCGCAGGACCAACTGA
- a CDS encoding glycoside hydrolase family 13 protein, whose translation MTQHVTAALPADAPDDGSAPREWWRDAVIYQVYPRSFADGNGDGMGDLPGVTARLPHLKRLGVDAVWLSPFYASPQADAGYDVADYRAVDPMFGTLPDADDLVREAHALGLRVIVDVVPNHCSDQHEWFRQALREGRGSSARERFHFRPGKGEEGQLPPNDWESVFGGPAWTRVADGEWYLHLFAPEQPDFNWDHPAVHDEFRSILRYWLDLGIDGFRIDVAHGLVKAAGLPDIGHEEQVKLLGKQAVPYFDQDGVHEIYRDWRRILDEYAGDRIAVAEAWTPTVERSARYLRPGELHQAFNFEYLTTDWDAPALRAVIDRSLDAMNAVGAPATWVLSNHDVVRHSTRFADGDAARGLRRAKAATLLMLALPGSAYIYQGEELGLPEVTELPDEVRQDPAFFRSTGQDGTRDGCRVPLPWSGERAPFGFGPVEGGPSWLPQPAGWKDLTVQAQEGDPASTLEFYRGALAVRREHPALGAGRDVEWLDAPEGVLSFRRTTPRGSMVCTVNLTAGPVTVPTPGAVLLSSAGTTPGADGTVVPADSTVWWAA comes from the coding sequence ATGACCCAGCACGTGACCGCCGCCCTTCCCGCAGACGCACCGGACGACGGCTCGGCGCCCCGCGAGTGGTGGCGCGACGCCGTCATCTACCAGGTGTATCCGCGCAGCTTCGCCGACGGAAACGGCGACGGCATGGGCGATCTGCCGGGCGTCACGGCCCGCCTCCCCCATCTGAAGCGGCTCGGCGTGGACGCCGTCTGGCTCTCCCCCTTCTACGCGTCCCCGCAGGCCGACGCCGGGTACGACGTGGCCGACTACCGCGCGGTCGACCCCATGTTCGGCACCCTGCCGGACGCCGACGACCTCGTACGGGAAGCGCACGCGCTCGGCCTTCGTGTGATCGTCGACGTGGTGCCCAACCACTGCTCGGACCAGCACGAGTGGTTCAGGCAGGCGCTGCGCGAGGGCAGGGGTTCGTCGGCGCGCGAACGCTTCCACTTCCGGCCCGGCAAGGGCGAGGAAGGCCAACTGCCGCCCAACGACTGGGAGTCCGTCTTCGGCGGGCCCGCCTGGACGCGCGTCGCGGACGGCGAGTGGTACCTCCACCTCTTCGCGCCCGAGCAGCCCGACTTCAACTGGGACCACCCGGCGGTGCACGACGAGTTCCGCTCCATCCTGCGCTACTGGCTCGACCTCGGCATCGACGGTTTCCGCATCGACGTGGCCCACGGCCTGGTCAAGGCGGCGGGCCTGCCCGACATCGGCCACGAGGAGCAGGTGAAGCTGCTCGGCAAGCAGGCCGTCCCCTACTTCGACCAGGACGGCGTGCACGAGATCTACCGCGACTGGCGGCGGATCCTCGACGAGTACGCGGGCGACCGCATCGCCGTCGCCGAGGCGTGGACACCGACGGTGGAACGCAGCGCGCGGTATCTGCGCCCGGGCGAGCTGCACCAGGCCTTCAACTTCGAGTATCTGACGACCGATTGGGACGCGCCCGCGCTGCGCGCCGTCATCGACCGCTCCCTCGACGCGATGAACGCCGTGGGGGCGCCCGCCACCTGGGTGCTCTCCAACCACGACGTCGTGCGCCACTCCACCCGCTTCGCCGACGGCGACGCGGCACGCGGCCTGCGCCGGGCGAAGGCCGCCACGCTGCTGATGCTGGCGCTGCCCGGCTCGGCGTACATCTACCAGGGCGAGGAGCTCGGCCTGCCCGAGGTGACCGAACTGCCGGACGAGGTGCGCCAGGACCCGGCGTTCTTCCGCAGCACGGGGCAGGACGGGACGCGGGACGGGTGCCGGGTTCCGCTGCCGTGGTCCGGGGAGCGGGCGCCGTTCGGCTTCGGCCCTGTCGAGGGCGGCCCGAGCTGGCTGCCGCAGCCCGCCGGCTGGAAGGACCTCACGGTCCAGGCGCAGGAGGGCGACCCCGCGTCGACCCTGGAGTTCTACCGCGGGGCGCTCGCCGTGCGCCGCGAACACCCGGCGCTCGGCGCCGGCCGCGACGTGGAGTGGCTCGACGCCCCCGAGGGCGTCCTGTCCTTCCGCCGCACGACGCCGCGCGGTTCGATGGTCTGCACGGTGAACCTCACCGCCGGTCCTGTCACGGTCCCCACCCCCGGCGCCGTGCTCCTGTCGAGCGCCGGGACGACGCCCGGCGCGGACGGGACGGTCGTCCCCGCGGATTCAACGGTCTGGTGGGCAGCCTGA
- a CDS encoding substrate-binding domain-containing protein, whose amino-acid sequence MTARLADIAAQAGVSEATVSRVLNGKPGVAGATRQSVLAALDVLGYERPVRLRQRSAGLIGLITPELENPIFPALAQVIGQALTRQGYTPVLATQTPGGSTEDELTEMLVDRGVCGIIFVSGLHADTSADMQRYDQLRAQGVPFVLVDGFSPKVQAPFISPDDRAAMRLAVTHLVSLGHTRIGLALGPKRFVPVQRKIEGFVRTVQDQLALSPEEIESELVQHSLYTLEGGQAAASALLDRGCTAVVCASDMMALGAIRTARQRGFEVPDDISVVGFDDSPLIAFTDPPLTTVRKPVPSMGQAAVRTLLEEIGGTPAPHSEFVFMPELVVRGSTASAPRGNTRGSTQGSTRP is encoded by the coding sequence GTGACCGCGCGACTGGCCGACATCGCAGCGCAGGCGGGGGTCAGCGAGGCGACGGTCAGCCGGGTGCTCAACGGCAAGCCCGGCGTCGCCGGGGCCACCCGTCAGTCAGTGCTTGCCGCACTCGACGTGCTCGGCTACGAACGCCCGGTGCGGCTGCGCCAACGCAGCGCGGGCCTGATCGGGCTGATCACGCCGGAGCTGGAGAACCCGATATTCCCCGCGCTCGCCCAGGTCATCGGGCAGGCCCTGACCCGGCAGGGTTATACGCCGGTCCTCGCCACCCAGACGCCGGGCGGCTCCACGGAGGACGAGCTGACGGAGATGCTCGTGGACCGCGGCGTCTGCGGCATCATCTTCGTCTCGGGCCTGCACGCGGACACCTCCGCCGACATGCAGCGCTACGACCAGCTGCGCGCGCAGGGCGTGCCGTTCGTGCTCGTCGACGGCTTCTCCCCCAAGGTGCAGGCACCCTTCATCTCGCCGGACGACCGGGCCGCGATGCGCCTCGCGGTCACCCACCTCGTCTCCCTGGGTCATACACGGATCGGACTCGCCCTGGGCCCCAAGCGGTTCGTGCCCGTACAGCGGAAGATCGAGGGCTTCGTACGCACGGTGCAGGACCAGCTCGCACTGTCCCCGGAGGAGATCGAGTCGGAGCTGGTCCAGCACTCGCTGTACACGCTGGAGGGCGGTCAGGCCGCGGCGTCCGCACTGCTTGACCGCGGCTGCACGGCCGTGGTGTGTGCGAGCGACATGATGGCCCTCGGGGCGATACGGACGGCGCGGCAGCGCGGATTCGAGGTCCCGGACGACATCTCGGTGGTGGGATTCGACGATTCCCCGCTGATCGCGTTCACCGATCCGCCCCTGACCACGGTGCGTAAGCCCGTGCCGTCGATGGGGCAGGCGGCGGTGCGTACACTCCTCGAGGAGATCGGCGGCACTCCCGCCCCGCACAGCGAGTTCGTCTTCATGCCGGAGCTGGTCGTTCGGGGTTCAACCGCTTCTGCCCCTCGGGGAAACACCCGGGGAAGCACTCAGGGAAGCACTCGTCCATAG
- a CDS encoding phosphatase PAP2 family protein: MGEMTVTTLEGQQRPTTSPIAGEREDRNGRTFLRRLRTPRRPRLWFEILLIAVSYWTYSLIRNAVPEQKSQALRNADWIWQAEQHLGIAVEQSVNHAVNSVTWLIVGMNYYYATLHFVVTLGVLVWLFRWHPGRYAATRMVLFATTAVALLGYYLYPLAPPRLMNGHDFIDTVLVHQTWGSMASGDLKHMSNQYAAMPSMHIGWSLWCGLTIFALASVPWAKVLGLLYPTATLIVIVATANHFWLDAVGGMICLAFGFAVAWAWYGAMPYALPREVALREDRAPLLPAKVRARFKA, translated from the coding sequence ATGGGTGAGATGACTGTGACGACACTGGAAGGCCAGCAGCGGCCCACCACATCACCCATCGCGGGCGAGCGAGAAGACCGCAATGGGCGGACATTCCTGCGCCGCCTCCGCACGCCCCGCCGCCCTCGGCTCTGGTTCGAGATCCTGCTGATCGCGGTGAGTTACTGGACGTACTCCCTGATCCGCAACGCCGTACCGGAACAGAAGTCCCAGGCCCTGCGCAACGCCGACTGGATCTGGCAGGCGGAGCAGCACCTGGGGATCGCCGTGGAACAGAGCGTCAACCACGCGGTGAACTCGGTGACATGGCTCATCGTCGGCATGAACTACTACTACGCGACGCTGCACTTCGTGGTGACGCTCGGTGTCCTGGTCTGGCTGTTCCGGTGGCATCCGGGACGTTATGCGGCCACGCGCATGGTTCTCTTCGCGACGACGGCGGTGGCCCTGCTCGGCTACTACCTGTATCCGCTGGCTCCCCCGCGCCTGATGAACGGCCACGACTTCATCGACACGGTCCTGGTCCACCAGACCTGGGGTTCCATGGCCTCCGGCGACCTCAAGCACATGTCGAACCAGTACGCGGCGATGCCGTCGATGCACATCGGCTGGTCCCTGTGGTGCGGCCTGACGATCTTCGCTCTGGCCTCGGTGCCGTGGGCGAAGGTGCTCGGCCTGCTCTACCCCACGGCGACCCTGATCGTCATCGTGGCCACGGCCAACCACTTCTGGCTCGACGCGGTGGGCGGCATGATCTGCCTGGCGTTCGGCTTCGCGGTGGCCTGGGCGTGGTACGGGGCGATGCCTTACGCGCTGCCGCGCGAGGTGGCGCTGCGTGAGGACCGGGCTCCGCTCCTGCCGGCCAAGGTCAGGGCCAGGTTCAAGGCCTGA
- a CDS encoding amidohydrolase family protein, with protein sequence MPPADLILTGANIRTLDPTSPHATALAVHEGHIAAVGHEADVRDWRGPRTETVHLGGATLTPGLVDSHSHPVWGLEMATGLDLSAVADLDQLRAALRTAARVEGWVIAWGLDHNAFGGRPVHRELIDDVLDGAPAFIRLYDGHSALASGAALRAAGVEGPRTFAQRATVVCDDEGRPTGHLVEHAAMDLLTPVLPRPSHAQRRTRLVELLSAMAATGLTGAHVMDLGGDDVPGLLAGVESEAHLPLRLRLAPWCMPGVDEEGLAELIALQSRAGRHWRVGGAKFFMDGTVEGGTAWLEHADCHGQGTDAFWPDPEAYTAAVRHLHAAGVRTATHAIGDAAVRHVLDTVASLGPGGRLAHRIEHIETVPDDTVPRFAELGVIASMQPPHTAYTRADHTDEWSRRLGDERAARAWRIRDLRDAGAVVALGSDWPIAHYDAREVLATARAPRGAAGRAQGLTGLQALEGCTSHAAIAAGDADVAGRIAPGFRADLTAFGIDPVEAPADEVAQAPVRLTVSGGHITHRHP encoded by the coding sequence GTGCCCCCCGCCGACCTCATCCTCACCGGCGCCAACATCCGCACCCTCGACCCCACCAGCCCCCACGCCACCGCCCTCGCCGTCCACGAAGGACACATCGCGGCAGTGGGCCACGAGGCAGACGTACGCGACTGGCGCGGCCCCCGGACCGAAACCGTTCACCTCGGCGGAGCCACCCTCACCCCAGGCCTCGTCGACTCCCACAGTCACCCCGTCTGGGGCCTGGAGATGGCCACCGGGCTCGACCTCTCCGCCGTGGCCGACCTGGACCAGCTCCGCGCCGCCCTGCGCACAGCGGCCCGCGTCGAAGGGTGGGTCATCGCCTGGGGGCTCGACCACAACGCCTTCGGCGGGCGGCCGGTCCACCGCGAGCTCATCGATGACGTACTCGACGGCGCCCCCGCCTTCATCCGCCTCTACGACGGCCACTCCGCCCTGGCCAGCGGCGCCGCCCTCCGCGCGGCGGGCGTCGAGGGGCCCCGTACCTTCGCCCAGCGCGCCACCGTCGTCTGCGACGACGAAGGGCGCCCCACCGGCCACCTCGTCGAGCACGCCGCCATGGATCTCCTCACCCCCGTCCTGCCCCGCCCCTCCCACGCCCAGCGCCGCACCCGCCTGGTCGAGCTGCTCTCCGCGATGGCGGCCACCGGCCTCACCGGCGCCCATGTCATGGACCTCGGCGGCGATGACGTACCCGGACTGCTCGCCGGGGTCGAGAGCGAGGCGCACCTTCCCCTCCGCCTGCGGCTCGCACCCTGGTGCATGCCGGGCGTCGACGAGGAAGGCCTGGCCGAGCTGATCGCCCTGCAGTCGCGCGCGGGCAGGCACTGGCGCGTCGGCGGGGCCAAGTTCTTCATGGACGGCACCGTCGAGGGCGGCACCGCCTGGCTGGAGCACGCGGACTGCCACGGGCAGGGCACCGACGCCTTCTGGCCGGACCCGGAGGCCTACACCGCCGCCGTACGGCACCTGCACGCGGCCGGAGTGCGCACGGCGACCCACGCCATCGGGGACGCCGCCGTGCGCCACGTGCTCGACACCGTCGCGTCGCTGGGCCCCGGCGGGCGCCTCGCACACCGCATCGAGCACATCGAGACCGTCCCGGACGACACGGTCCCGCGCTTCGCGGAGCTTGGGGTGATCGCCTCGATGCAGCCGCCGCACACCGCGTACACGCGCGCCGACCACACCGACGAGTGGTCCAGGCGTCTTGGTGACGAGCGGGCCGCACGGGCCTGGCGCATCCGGGATCTGCGGGACGCGGGGGCCGTCGTGGCCCTGGGTTCGGACTGGCCCATCGCGCACTACGACGCGCGCGAGGTCCTGGCCACCGCGCGAGCGCCTCGTGGAGCCGCGGGGCGCGCTCAAGGGCTCACCGGGCTCCAGGCGCTGGAGGGCTGCACCTCGCACGCCGCGATCGCCGCCGGAGACGCGGACGTCGCGGGGCGGATCGCACCGGGGTTCAGGGCGGACCTCACGGCCTTCGGTATCGACCCGGTGGAGGCGCCCGCCGACGAGGTGGCGCAGGCCCCGGTCCGGCTCACCGTGTCCGGCGGCCACATCACCCACCGTCACCCGTGA
- a CDS encoding APC family permease, which yields MSVTTPTPPAEPEPTLRSGSLGTSDIAFFVVSAAAPLTVMAGVAPIAISLGGIGAPVGYLLAGITLAVFAVGFTAMSRHVRSGGAFYAYITRGLGRPAGIAAALLAMLGYNGMEIGVYGLLGTATQDTALALFGVDIPWLPVSLAGLLLIWYAGYRSIDFGAKLLGVLLVAETGILVLLAGGVLIKGGGTEGLSLDGFAPGNVFVPGTAAVLAFAFAAFTGFESTVIYRREARDPDRTVPRATYIAVAFLGLFYAFVVWTVIQAFGDEAVVKAAGSDPAGLFFSAITTYVGGWAADLMHVLIVTSVLASLLAFHNAINRYGLGLAEEGVLPKSLGRVHGRHRSPYLAGAAQTVLGAVVVIAFAVAGADPYDQLLLWVNTPGMIGLLALQLIAAVAVPFYFRRIRHQEGVLRTVVAPVMAAVLLSAALVLVATHIDVFTGASPFVNAVLVGVAPAVFVLGLALAARLRRRRPEVYEGFASEPN from the coding sequence ATGTCCGTGACCACCCCGACCCCACCCGCCGAACCCGAGCCCACGCTCCGCAGCGGCTCCCTCGGCACCTCCGACATCGCCTTCTTCGTCGTCTCCGCCGCCGCACCGCTCACCGTCATGGCGGGCGTCGCCCCCATCGCCATCTCCCTGGGCGGCATCGGCGCGCCCGTCGGCTACCTCCTCGCCGGGATCACGCTCGCCGTGTTCGCCGTCGGGTTCACCGCGATGAGCCGCCACGTCCGCAGCGGCGGCGCCTTCTACGCGTACATCACGCGCGGCCTCGGCCGCCCCGCCGGCATCGCCGCGGCCCTGCTCGCCATGCTGGGCTACAACGGCATGGAGATAGGCGTCTACGGACTCCTGGGCACCGCCACGCAGGACACCGCCCTCGCCCTGTTCGGCGTGGACATCCCCTGGCTCCCGGTGTCCCTCGCCGGGCTGCTCCTGATCTGGTACGCCGGATACCGCTCGATCGACTTCGGCGCGAAGCTGCTCGGTGTGCTCCTCGTCGCCGAGACCGGAATCCTGGTGCTGCTCGCGGGCGGCGTCCTCATCAAGGGAGGCGGCACGGAGGGACTCAGCCTGGACGGCTTCGCCCCGGGGAACGTCTTCGTCCCCGGCACGGCCGCCGTACTCGCCTTCGCCTTCGCGGCGTTCACCGGATTCGAGTCGACCGTCATCTACCGCCGCGAGGCGCGCGATCCCGACCGGACGGTGCCGCGCGCGACGTACATCGCGGTGGCGTTCCTCGGGCTCTTCTACGCCTTCGTCGTCTGGACGGTGATCCAGGCCTTCGGCGACGAAGCGGTGGTGAAGGCCGCGGGATCGGACCCGGCGGGCCTCTTCTTCTCGGCCATCACGACCTATGTGGGCGGCTGGGCCGCCGACTTGATGCACGTGCTGATCGTGACGAGCGTGCTGGCGTCGTTGCTGGCCTTCCACAACGCGATCAACCGGTACGGGCTCGGGCTCGCGGAGGAAGGGGTGCTGCCGAAGTCTCTCGGGCGGGTGCATGGGCGGCATCGGTCGCCGTATCTGGCGGGGGCGGCGCAGACGGTGCTTGGAGCGGTGGTGGTGATCGCCTTCGCGGTGGCGGGCGCGGATCCTTACGATCAGCTGCTGCTGTGGGTCAACACCCCCGGGATGATCGGCCTGTTGGCGCTCCAGCTGATCGCGGCGGTCGCGGTTCCCTTCTACTTCCGTCGGATACGTCACCAGGAGGGTGTGCTGCGGACGGTGGTGGCGCCTGTGATGGCGGCGGTGCTGTTGAGCGCGGCCCTCGTGCTGGTCGCCACGCACATAGACGTCTTCACCGGGGCGAGCCCCTTCGTGAACGCCGTCCTGGTGGGGGTTGCTCCTGCCGTGTTCGTCCTCGGTCTTGCTCTTGCTGCGCGACTGCGCCGCCGCAGACCAGAGGTGTACGAGGGCTTCGCCAGCGAGCCGAACTGA
- a CDS encoding TetR/AcrR family transcriptional regulator, whose protein sequence is MGRPRTPLLDRDRITTTALALIDEKGDFSVPQIAKRLGAQTGSVYHHVDGRDGIVELLRERVCEAIDTGTLDPRRPWDASLSAWARSYRAAFAAHPRVIPLLMTSPVRAPRVLDQYECAVTLLIDAGFALADVMPVIIALENLVLGSALDLAAPEAMWELPDETSTPALARALDAAPRGRADRAFELALTGFLAHARTLL, encoded by the coding sequence ATGGGACGGCCGCGCACACCCCTGCTCGACAGGGACCGCATCACGACGACCGCGCTCGCCCTCATCGACGAGAAGGGCGACTTCAGCGTCCCGCAGATCGCCAAGCGCCTCGGCGCGCAGACCGGGTCGGTCTACCACCACGTGGACGGCCGCGACGGCATCGTGGAGCTGCTGCGCGAGCGGGTGTGCGAGGCGATCGACACCGGCACCCTCGATCCGCGCCGCCCCTGGGACGCGTCCCTGTCCGCCTGGGCCCGCTCCTACCGCGCCGCCTTCGCCGCCCACCCCCGGGTCATCCCGCTCCTCATGACCTCACCGGTGCGTGCGCCGCGCGTACTCGATCAGTACGAGTGCGCGGTGACGCTGCTGATCGACGCCGGGTTCGCCCTCGCCGACGTCATGCCGGTGATCATCGCCCTGGAGAACCTGGTGCTCGGCTCGGCGCTCGACCTGGCGGCGCCGGAGGCCATGTGGGAGCTGCCGGACGAGACGTCGACGCCCGCCCTCGCGCGGGCTCTTGACGCGGCACCCCGGGGGCGGGCCGACCGCGCCTTCGAGCTGGCCCTCACCGGGTTCCTCGCGCACGCGCGGACCCTGCTGTAG